A single window of Salvia splendens isolate huo1 chromosome 6, SspV2, whole genome shotgun sequence DNA harbors:
- the LOC121809810 gene encoding protein adenylyltransferase SelO-like, with the protein MLSHISASLSRTSSLTATTAFSLRPSLTSRFRFHPINYRKLRFSSAASMDRTSTPASVDSISEDLKNQRLEKDNHVVDGVRNAANSDNITPNRVNLKLEELKWDHSFVRELPGDPRTDSIPREVLHSCYTRVSPSAEVDNPQLVAWSDSVAELLDLDAREFERPDFPQIFSGASPLSGGMSYAQCYGGHQFGMWAGQLGDGRAITLGELVNSSGHRWELQLKGAGKTPYSRFADGLAVLRSSIREFLCSEAMHFLGIPTTRALCLVTTGKYVTRDMFYDGNPKDEPGAVVCRVAPSFLRFGSYQIHASRGKEDLGLVRTLADYTIRHHFPHLENLSKSESLSFSTGEGDDSVVDLTSNKYAAWAVEVAERTASLIAKWQGVGFTHGVLNTDNMSALGLTIDYGPFGFLDAFDPSYTPNTTDLPGRRYCFANQPDIGLWNIAQFATTLSAAQLINEKESNYAMERYGTKFMDDYQAIMTKKLGLSKYNKQLISDLLKNMAVDKVDYTNFFRLLSNVKADLTIQDDELLVTLKAVLLDIGKERKDAWTSWVKSYIQELSASGISDEERKKSMDSVNPRYILRNYLCQSAIDAAEQGDFEEVRRVLKVMSRPYDEQPGMEKYARLPPAWAYRPGVCMLSCSS; encoded by the exons atgctTTCCCACATTTCGGCATCACTCTCTCGCACCTCTTCTCTCACCGCCACCACCGCCTTCTCCCTCCGCCCCTCTCTCACATCGAGATTCCGCTTCCACCCTATCAATTATCGGAAGCTCCGCTTCTCCTCCGCCGCCTCAATGGACAGAACTTCTACCCCTGCCTCCGTCGATTCTATTTCGGAAGATTTGAAAAATCAAAGATTGGAAAAAGATAATCATGTTGTCGATGGCGTTAGAAATGCTGCGAATTCCGATAATATCACTCCAAATAGGGTTAATTTGAAGCTGGAGGAGCTCAAGTGGGACCACTCATTTGTTCGTGAACTGCCCGGAGATCCCAGGACCGATTCAATTCCGCGAGAG GTTTTGCATTCCTGTTACACAAGAGTATCACCATCTGCTGAGGTGGATAATCCTCAGCTTGTCGCATGGTCTGATTCAGTTGCAGAGTTACTTGATTTGGATGCAAGAGA ATTTGAAAGGCCTGATTTTCCTCAAATATTTTCTGGGGCGTCGCCTTTATCTGGAGG GATGTCTTATGCTCAGTGCTATGGAGGACATCAGTTTGGCATGTGGGCAGGCCAGTTGGGCGATGGTAGGGCAATTACGCTGGGAGAACTTGTTAATTCCAGTGGTCACAGGTGGGAATTGCAGCTTAAGGGTGCTGGGAAGACACCATACAGTCGATTTGCTGATGGCCTTGCAGTTCTACGCAGTAGTATACGAGAGTTTCTCTGCAGTGAGGCAATGCACTTTCTAGGAATCCCAACAACGCGCGCACTATGCCTAGTGACTACTGGAAAATATGTTACCCGCGACATGTTTTATGA TGGCAACCCAAAAGATGAACCTGGTGCAGTTGTTTGCCGAGTTGCTCCATCCTTTCTTCGTTTTGGTTCATACCAAATCCATGCTTCAAGAGGAAAGGAGGATCTTGGCCTTGTTCGCACTTTGGCTGACTATACCATTAGGCATCACTTCCCCCATTTAGAGAATCTCAGTAAAAGTGAGAGTTTATCTTTCAGTACTGGTGAAGGAGATGATTCAGTGGTTGATTTAACTTCTAACAAATATGCTG CTTGGGCCGTGGAAGTTGCAGAGCGCACTGCTTCTTTAATTGCAAAATGGCAGGGCGTTGGCTTTACCCATGGAGTGCTAAACACGGACAACATGAGTGCATTGGGACTCACCATTGATTATGGTCCTTTTGGTTTCTTGGACGCATTTGACCCTAGTTACACCCCAAACACTACTGATCTTCCCGGAAGAAGGTACTGCTTCGCAAATCAACCTGATATTGGTCTATGGAATATTGCGCAATTTGCCACAACTCTGTCTGCCGCCCAGTTAATAAATGAGAAGGAATCAAACTATGCTATGGAAAG gtATGGAACGAAGTTTATGGATGATTATCAAGCCATAATGACCAAAAAACTTGGTCTATCCAAGTACAATAAGCAGTTGATCAGTGATCTTCTTAAAAACATGGCTGTTGATAAAGTTGACTACACAAACTTCTTTCGGTTGCTTTCAAATGTCAAAGCTGATCTTACTATTCAAGACGATGAACTATTGGTTACTCTTAAAGCTGTTCTGTTGGACATTGGCAAAGAGCGCAAAGATGCATGGACTAGCTGGGTGAAGTCCTATATACAAGAG CTTTCTGCTAGTGGAATTTCTgatgaagagaggaaaaaatcCATGGACTCAGTAAATCCCAGATACATCCTCAGAAACTATTTATGCCAAAGTGCCATCGATGCAGCAGAACAAGGTGATTTTGAAGAGGTACGACGGGTACTGAAGGTCATGTCAAGGCCATATGATGAGCAACCGGGGATGGAAAAATATGCTCGATTACCTCCTGCCTGGGCTTATCGTCCTGGCGTGTGCATGCTTTCTTGCTCTTCTTGA